Proteins from one Triticum aestivum cultivar Chinese Spring chromosome 7A, IWGSC CS RefSeq v2.1, whole genome shotgun sequence genomic window:
- the LOC123150168 gene encoding DNA-directed RNA polymerase II subunit RPB1, which yields MDARFPYSPAEVAKVQLVQFGILSPDEIRQMSVAVIEHAETMERGKAKPGGLSDPRLGTIDQKIKCDTCMAGMAECPGHFGHLELAKPMFHIGFIKTVLSIMRCVCFNCSKILADEEDTKFKQALKISNPKNRLRRIYDACKSKKTCAGGGELEVQDQQGTDETLKKRGGCGAQQPSITVDGMKMVAEFEATKKKTDDQDQLPELVERKQILSAERVLNVLKHISDDDCLLLGLNPKCARPDWMILQVLPIPPPHVRPSAMMDTSSRSEDDLTHQLVMIIRHNENLTKQERNGAPAHIIKEFAQLLQFHIATYFGNDLPGQPRANQHSGRPIKSICSRLKAKEGWIRGNLIGKHVGFSARTVITPDPNINIDQLGVPWSIALNLTYPETVTPYNIERLKELVEYGPHPPPGKTGAKYIIREDGQRVDLRYVKKSSDQHLELGYKVERHLNDGDFVLFNRQPSLHKMPIMGHRVKIMPCSTFCLNLSVTSPYNADFDADEMNMHVPQSFETTAVVLELMMVSKCIVSPQANIPAMGIVQDTLLGCRKITKRDTLIEKDIFMNMLMWWEDFDGKVPAPAILKPRPIWTGKQVFNLIIPKLINLISFSAWHAETECGFITPGDTMVRIEKGELLSGTLCKRTLGTSTGSLIHAICEEVGPDAALKFLGHTQSLVNYWLLQNGFSIGIGDAIADADTMEKIDETIGTAKNDVKELIKQAQEKNLEPEPGLTMMESFENRVNQILSKAYDDAESSAQKGLSESNNLKAMVTAGSKGSFINISQMIACLGQQKIEGKRIPFGFVDCTLPQFTKDDYGPESRGFVQNSYLRGLTPQEFFFHAMVSREGLIDAAVRTPRQGRQYSGEAREGYGGHRDET from the exons ATGGACGCGAGGTTCCCGTACTCGCCGGCCGAGGTGGCCAAGGTGCAGCTCGTGCAGTTCGGCATCCTCAGCCCGGATGAAATC AGGCAAATGTCAGTGGCGGTGATAGAGCATGCAGAGACTATGGAGAGGGGAAAGGCGAAGCCTGGGGGTTTGAGTGACCCTCGTTTGGGTACTATTGACCAGAAGATCAAGTGTGATACATGTATGGCTGGGATGGCTGAGTGCCCGGGCCACTTTGGCCACCTTGAGCTTGCAAAGCCAATGTTCCACATCGGCTTCATCAAGACTGTACTCTCCATAATGCGCTGTGTGTGCTTCAACTGTTCCAAGATCCTGGCAGACGAGGAGGATACTAAGTTCAAGCAAGCTCTGAAAATTAGTAACCCCAAAAATAGATTAAGAAGAATATATGATGCTTGCAAGAGCAAAAAGACTTGTGCTGGTGGTGGTGAACTTGAGGTTCAAGATCAGCAGGGCACTGATGAGACACTAAAGAAGAGAGGTGGTTGTGGTGCTCAGCAGCCAAGTATCACAGTTGATGGTATGAAGATGGTTGCAGAGTTTGAAGCAACAAAGAAGAAAACTGATGATCAAGATCAACTCCCTGAACTAGTGGAGCGAAAGCAAATTCTCTCTGCCGAGAGGGTCCTTAATGTTCTCAAGCATATAAGTGATGATGACTGTCTTTTGTTGGGCCTGAATCCTAAATGCGCTCGTCCTGATTGGATGATACTGCAAGTCCTTCCTATTCCTCCACCGCACGTGAGACCATCTGCCATGATGGATACTTCCTCCAGAAGTGAGGATGATTTGACTCATCAATTAGTGATGATAATTCGACATAATGAGAATTTGACGAAGCAAGAGAGAAATGGAGCCCCGGCTCACATTATAAAAGAGTTTGCTCAGTTGTTGCAGTTTCACATTGCAACGTACTTCGGCAATGATCTTCCTGGACAACCAAGGGCCAATCAGCATTCTGGAAGGCCTATAAAATCAATTTGCAGCAGGCTGAAAGCAAAAGAAGGTTGGATTAGAGGAAACCTAATTGGGAAGCATGTTGGTTTCTCAGCTCGTACTGTCATCACACCAGATCCGAACATCAACATTGATCAATTGGGGGTGCCATGGAGTATTGCTTTGAATCTGACATACCCAGAAACTGTCACTCCATATAACATCGAGAGGTTGAAAGAGCTAGTAGAATATGGGCCTCACCCTCCGCCAGGGAAGACTGGTGCAAAGTACATTATCAGGGAAGATGGTCAGAGAGTGGATCTTCGCTATGTGAAGAAAAGTAGTGATCAGCATTTGGAGCTGGGTTACAAGGTGGAAAGACACCTCAATGATGGAGATTTTGTCCTTTTCAATCGGCAACCAAGCCTTCACAAAATGCCTATCATGGGGCATCGTGTTAAAATTATGCCCTGCTCAACTTTCTGCCTGAACTTGTCTGTCACATCACCGTACAATGCAGATTTTGATGCGGatgaaatgaatatgcatgttccTCAGTCATTTGAGACCACAGCTGTAGTTTTAGAGTTGATGATGGTTTCAAAATGCATTGTCTCACCTCAAGCGAATATACCTGCTATGGGTATTGTCCAGGACACACTTCTTGGGTGTCGAAAAATCACCAAAAGGGACACTCTTATTGAAAAGGACATATTTATGAACATGTTAATGTGGTGGGAAGATTTTGATGGGAAGGTCCCTGCCCCTGCCATTTTGAAACCAAGGCCGATTTGGACTGGCAAACAAGTTTTCAACTTGATTATCCCCAAGCTAATCAATTTAATAAGTTTTTCAGCCTGGCATGCTGAAACAGAGTGTGGATTTATTACTCCTGGTGATACTATGGTCCGGATAGAGAAGGGAGAGCTTCTGTCTGGTACACTTTGCAAAAGAACACTTGGGACATCAACTGGAAGTCTTATTCATGCTATTTGTGAAGAGGTAGGGCCAGATGCTGCACTGAAGTTCTTGGGTCATACACAGTCGCTGGTCAACTACTGGCTTCTGCAAAACGGTTTCAGTATTGGTATTGGAGATGCAATTGCAGATGCAGATACCATGGAGAAGATTGATGAGACAATTGGAACAGCTAAGAATGATGTGAAGGAGCTTATTAAGCAAGCACAAGAAAAGAACTTGGAACCTGAGCCAGGACTCACAATGATGGAATCATTTGAGAACCGAGTAAATCAGATTCTTAGCAAGGCTTATGATGATGCTGAGAGTAGTGCTCAGAAGGGTTTGTCTGAGAGCAACAATTTGAAAGCCATGGTCACTGCAGGCTCAAAAGGCAGTTTCATTAATATTTCGCAAATGATTGCTTGTCTTGGACAGCAGAAAATTGAGGGCAAGCGGATTCCGTTTGGTTTTGTTGATTGTACATTACCCCAATTTACGAAAGATGACTATGGCCCTGAAAGTCGTGGGTTTGTTCAGAATTCGTACCTTCGAGGTCTGACACCACAGGAGTTTTTCTTCCATGCTATGGTTAGTAGAGAAGGTTTGATTGATGCTGCTGTGAGAACTCCGAGACAGGGAAGGCAGTATTCAGGGGAGGCTCGTGAAGGCTATGGAGGACATCGTGATGAAACATGA